One part of the Bacteroidota bacterium genome encodes these proteins:
- the rfaE2 gene encoding D-glycero-beta-D-manno-heptose 1-phosphate adenylyltransferase → MKYLYNWDELSALRNEFRKTGKKVVFTNGCFDLIHKGHIDYLTKAKALGDILVVGLNSDESMRRIKGDKRPLLPQDERAFAMANLKPVDFVTIFNEDTPFELIKTLVPDILVKGGDWSLDNIVGKDIVEANGGVTTNIPFVTSRSTTSIIELILQKYGG, encoded by the coding sequence ATGAAATATTTATACAACTGGGACGAACTCTCAGCACTTCGTAATGAATTTCGGAAGACGGGTAAGAAAGTTGTTTTCACGAACGGCTGTTTTGATCTGATTCACAAAGGACATATCGATTATTTAACAAAAGCGAAAGCTTTGGGCGATATTCTCGTTGTTGGTCTGAATTCAGATGAGTCGATGAGAAGAATAAAAGGGGACAAAAGACCCCTGCTTCCTCAGGATGAAAGAGCATTTGCAATGGCAAATCTGAAACCTGTCGATTTTGTAACAATATTTAATGAAGATACTCCGTTTGAGTTGATCAAAACTCTGGTGCCTGATATACTTGTAAAAGGGGGTGACTGGTCTCTCGACAACATTGTGGGCAAGGACATAGTTGAAGCAAACGGGGGAGTAACCACCAACATTCCTTTTGTCACATCCCGTTCAACAACGAGTATAATCGAATTGATACTGCAGAAATACGGCGGATAA
- the rfaE1 gene encoding D-glycero-beta-D-manno-heptose-7-phosphate kinase translates to MIKVENERLIQLKNSFSGRKIAIIGDMMLDGYIMGGAKRISPEAPVPVVDVENEFYRFGGAANCANNILHLNAEPFPLGIIGDDRAGGIFKSLLSGLNIKSGGLVVDTQRPTTLKTRVIAGSQHVVRIDSESKDDIGEETENRLFNLLENNIDQIDAVILQDYNKGVLTASLISRVIELCNNRRKLVTVDPKFHNFFMYKGVTVFKPNRKEASDILGFRIKTINDALKAGEILLEKLEAENILLTLGEDGIAVFNKKNEPKMMPTKARKVADVSGAGDTVISTLTLALSAGADIYEACFIANYAAGIVCEEVGIVPVEIDNLFETIIEGRR, encoded by the coding sequence ATGATTAAGGTAGAAAACGAAAGATTAATTCAATTAAAAAACTCCTTTTCGGGGAGGAAAATCGCCATTATTGGCGATATGATGCTCGATGGATACATTATGGGCGGTGCGAAGAGAATTTCACCTGAAGCACCGGTGCCTGTTGTTGATGTGGAGAACGAATTTTACAGATTTGGTGGAGCTGCCAACTGTGCTAACAACATTCTTCATCTGAATGCAGAGCCTTTTCCTCTCGGAATAATCGGAGATGACCGCGCCGGAGGGATATTTAAGAGCCTTCTCTCGGGACTGAACATTAAGTCAGGCGGGCTGGTTGTGGACACACAAAGACCCACTACATTGAAGACAAGAGTGATAGCCGGGTCACAGCATGTTGTAAGAATCGACAGTGAGAGCAAGGACGATATAGGTGAGGAGACTGAGAACCGTCTCTTTAATCTGTTGGAAAACAATATTGATCAGATTGATGCAGTCATTCTTCAGGACTACAACAAAGGTGTCCTTACAGCTTCCCTGATCAGTAGAGTGATTGAACTCTGTAATAACAGGCGGAAACTGGTTACAGTTGATCCCAAATTTCATAACTTTTTTATGTACAAGGGGGTTACTGTTTTCAAACCAAACCGGAAAGAAGCAAGTGACATTCTGGGGTTCAGAATCAAAACGATAAATGATGCTCTGAAAGCAGGAGAGATTCTCCTGGAGAAACTTGAAGCTGAAAACATCCTCCTGACGCTGGGAGAAGATGGTATAGCTGTGTTTAACAAAAAGAACGAACCAAAAATGATGCCCACTAAAGCACGGAAAGTTGCGGATGTTTCGGGTGCAGGTGATACGGTAATCTCAACTCTTACCCTCGCATTAAGTGCCGGAGCGGATATTTATGAAGCATGTTTTATAGCAAATTATGCTGCAGGTATCGTCTGTGAAGAGGTCGGTATTGTGCCTGTCGAAATAGATAACCTGTTCGAAACCATCATTGAGGGGAGACGATGA